One stretch of Wolbachia endosymbiont of Armadillidium arcangelii DNA includes these proteins:
- a CDS encoding COX15/CtaA family protein translates to MEAKPVAIWLFLCSVMVILMVGIGGFTRLSKAGLSITEWKPITGTLPPLSEQDWLKEKSKYEATPEYKAFNYGMSMEEFRTIYLIEYIHRLIARLTGLVFILPFIYFTLKKRIPKKIVIRLSIALLFGILQAFAGWYMVKSGLVAKPHVSHYKLALHLLLALVIFALLSYQFFDYQIKPRQTKLKVNTCYIWIILIIVAVQIIFGAFVAGLNAGLIYNTFPLMDGQIIPEDLFYLQPAWLNIFENRATVQFVHRVLALLILVLTVVFTIKNANVKPAYIMLLSVIIQVILGVVTLLLHIPISIAIAHQMFSFILFGSGLYCLCYLRKQI, encoded by the coding sequence ATGGAAGCAAAACCTGTAGCTATTTGGCTTTTTCTCTGCTCTGTAATGGTGATTCTCATGGTGGGAATTGGTGGATTTACCAGACTTTCAAAAGCAGGATTGTCAATCACGGAATGGAAACCTATTACCGGAACATTACCACCACTGAGTGAACAAGATTGGCTAAAAGAAAAATCAAAATATGAAGCTACACCTGAATACAAAGCATTTAACTACGGTATGAGTATGGAAGAGTTCCGCACCATATACTTAATAGAATATATACATAGATTGATTGCAAGGCTGACAGGTTTAGTTTTTATCTTACCATTTATATACTTTACATTAAAAAAAAGAATACCTAAAAAGATAGTAATAAGGCTATCTATAGCACTATTATTTGGAATTTTACAAGCTTTTGCTGGTTGGTATATGGTAAAAAGCGGTTTGGTAGCCAAACCTCATGTTAGTCACTATAAGCTTGCACTTCACTTGCTGCTTGCATTGGTTATTTTTGCATTATTGTCGTATCAATTTTTTGATTACCAAATCAAACCAAGACAAACTAAACTTAAGGTTAATACATGTTACATATGGATAATTTTGATCATAGTTGCAGTACAAATAATCTTCGGTGCATTTGTTGCAGGGCTAAATGCTGGTTTAATTTACAATACCTTTCCACTAATGGATGGACAAATTATTCCAGAAGATTTATTTTACTTACAGCCTGCTTGGCTAAATATTTTTGAAAACAGAGCAACGGTGCAATTTGTGCATAGAGTACTGGCATTGCTGATATTAGTTCTGACAGTAGTATTTACAATAAAAAATGCCAATGTAAAACCAGCATATATTATGCTGCTCTCCGTCATCATTCAGGTAATTTTAGGAGTAGTCACTTTGTTGCTGCATATACCAATATCAATTGCTATAGCCCATCAAATGTTTTCGTTTATCTTATTTGGATCAGGTTTATACTGCTTGTGTTATTTAAGAAAGCAGATCTAA
- a CDS encoding F0F1 ATP synthase subunit C: MDLVALKFIAIGLSVFGMLGAGLGIANIFSAMLKGIARNPESEGKMKGYVYIGAAMVEIMGLLAFVLAMLLIFAA, translated from the coding sequence ATGGATTTAGTAGCTTTAAAATTTATAGCAATTGGTTTATCTGTATTTGGAATGCTTGGTGCTGGTTTAGGTATAGCTAATATCTTCTCTGCTATGTTAAAAGGGATTGCGAGAAACCCTGAATCGGAAGGTAAAATGAAAGGTTACGTTTATATTGGTGCTGCCATGGTTGAAATCATGGGATTGCTTGCGTTTGTACTTGCAATGTTATTAATATTTGCTGCTTAA
- a CDS encoding ankyrin repeat domain-containing protein, translating into MDNLFKIARGVVTKEGENKFIEACKKGVACVAKHRINENGNPFHIAASKGILLPALKEIIEYLEEDTESRVKKAKEAKDREKVKSLKKELENNKKYIKEALLDKSYIKNNKAVSPLYFLDPAEQKEVKQIADIKCGFICNKKFHICLYIVGAIVCATAMCVSLYLLFSVSQSLALASIATIASGGSSYLLFKACNEVYGLYNESTIVTDPDVMQLLDSGLAPV; encoded by the coding sequence ATGGATAATTTATTTAAAATTGCAAGAGGAGTTGTAACAAAAGAGGGTGAAAATAAATTTATTGAAGCTTGCAAGAAAGGAGTTGCTTGTGTAGCTAAGCATAGAATTAATGAAAATGGAAACCCATTTCATATAGCAGCAAGTAAAGGAATTCTGTTACCTGCGTTAAAAGAGATTATAGAGTATTTAGAAGAAGATACTGAGAGCAGAGTCAAGAAAGCAAAAGAAGCTAAAGATCGGGAGAAAGTAAAAAGCTTAAAAAAGGAACTTGAGAACAATAAGAAATATATTAAGGAAGCACTCCTCGATAAAAGCTATATTAAGAATAATAAGGCAGTATCACCTCTTTACTTCTTGGATCCTGCAGAGCAGAAGGAAGTTAAGCAAATTGCAGATATAAAATGTGGCTTTATATGTAATAAGAAGTTTCATATATGCTTATATATAGTAGGAGCTATAGTGTGTGCTACCGCTATGTGTGTATCTTTGTATCTTCTATTTTCAGTTTCTCAGTCTCTTGCGTTGGCTTCAATAGCAACAATAGCTTCTGGAGGATCTTCATATCTGTTATTTAAGGCATGTAATGAAGTATATGGCCTCTATAACGAAAGTACTATAGTGACAGATCCTGATGTTATGCAACTTTTAGATAGTGGTTTAGCCCCAGTGTGA
- a CDS encoding glycosyltransferase family 2 protein, translating into MPILQISEKIRLDFSLCKEQEKLFYYKFNIIPWQKLNSTTFFIVEDASQDINNWIKAHYGDDYVLIKANSEQILNLLNSHFGISEFAGNYLYYKNPNFSAKSIRLSSIFFSSFFVMISTLTLKEKYAYFALMLIFIVGCSSSLFKFVTKIFGLRKISSQKVDYSKLNEPVYTILLPAFKENAIIEQLIESIESLDYPKSKLDVKLLIESDDQEMLEAIEKCTLPQYFEVIKVPHFLPRTKAKSCNYAMSFARGKYAVIYDADDRPDPLQLKKALVEFNKGDEKLACVQAKLNYYNYDCNFLTKSFSLEYMNWFQYLLPGFQKMNMPMPLGGSSNHFSIEILKKVLFWDAYNVTEDADIGLRLAQMGYKTRIIDSETLEESPTTVFAWIKQRARWIKGYMQTYIVHLKNIKLLFKHTGLKGILLLNLFVGSSAFIFFTTPFLLLSLILTQVLSGLFLYYFIVVYVINLIFLIVAIKQQKMPFYFYIVSIFFPVYNLLHSVAAFFALWEFVIHPQQWNKTQHGLWKQNL; encoded by the coding sequence ATGCCTATACTTCAGATTAGTGAAAAAATCAGGCTCGATTTTAGTTTATGCAAAGAACAAGAAAAACTCTTTTATTATAAATTTAATATAATTCCTTGGCAAAAATTAAATAGTACTACTTTTTTTATAGTTGAGGATGCAAGTCAAGATATCAATAATTGGATCAAGGCTCACTACGGTGATGACTACGTATTAATAAAAGCGAACAGTGAACAGATTTTAAATCTTCTTAACTCGCACTTTGGTATTTCAGAATTTGCAGGCAATTACTTATATTATAAGAACCCTAATTTTTCAGCTAAAAGTATTAGGCTCAGTTCAATATTTTTTTCCTCTTTCTTTGTTATGATTTCGACTTTAACACTGAAAGAGAAATATGCATATTTTGCTTTGATGCTGATATTCATAGTTGGATGTTCTAGTTCTTTATTTAAATTCGTAACTAAAATTTTTGGCTTACGTAAAATTTCTAGCCAAAAAGTGGATTATAGCAAGCTAAATGAACCTGTATATACTATTTTATTGCCTGCTTTTAAAGAGAATGCGATTATAGAGCAATTGATTGAGAGCATTGAAAGTTTGGATTATCCAAAATCAAAATTAGATGTAAAGCTTCTGATAGAGAGTGATGACCAAGAAATGTTGGAAGCGATAGAAAAATGCACTTTACCGCAGTATTTTGAAGTAATAAAAGTGCCTCATTTTTTACCTAGAACAAAAGCTAAGTCATGCAATTATGCTATGAGCTTTGCTAGAGGAAAGTATGCAGTAATATATGATGCAGATGATAGGCCAGATCCGTTGCAGTTAAAAAAAGCACTAGTTGAATTTAATAAGGGTGACGAAAAGTTAGCCTGTGTACAGGCGAAATTAAATTACTATAATTATGATTGTAATTTTCTCACAAAATCCTTTTCTCTAGAATATATGAATTGGTTTCAATATTTATTGCCTGGATTTCAAAAAATGAACATGCCAATGCCTTTGGGTGGCAGCAGCAACCATTTTTCAATAGAAATTTTAAAGAAAGTGCTTTTTTGGGATGCTTACAATGTAACTGAAGATGCTGACATCGGTTTAAGACTTGCACAAATGGGATATAAAACCAGGATTATTGATTCAGAAACATTGGAAGAATCACCAACTACTGTGTTTGCTTGGATCAAGCAAAGAGCACGCTGGATCAAAGGTTATATGCAAACTTACATTGTTCATTTAAAAAATATAAAATTACTTTTTAAGCACACTGGGCTCAAGGGAATTTTGCTATTAAACCTTTTTGTTGGTTCCTCAGCCTTTATATTTTTCACTACTCCTTTTTTGTTACTTTCATTGATACTAACTCAAGTTTTAAGTGGATTATTTTTATATTATTTTATAGTAGTATACGTTATTAACTTGATTTTTTTGATAGTAGCTATAAAACAGCAAAAAATGCCTTTTTATTTTTATATAGTATCAATATTTTTTCCCGTCTATAATCTGCTACATAGCGTTGCAGCTTTTTTTGCCTTGTGGGAATTTGTTATTCACCCTCAGCAATGGAACAAAACTCAGCATGGCTTATGGAAGCAAAACCTGTAG
- the pheT gene encoding phenylalanine--tRNA ligase subunit beta produces the protein MKFTLSWLLEHLETNANLEEITDKLTHIGLEVENVVDNSKLAGFVVAEVLEVAPHQNANKLKLCKVDNGSKILQIVCGAQNVRENMKTVLASLGSTLPESDFTIKPAKIRGVLSEGMLCSASELALTQEESEGIIELSDDYKTGDKFFNCDPVIDINVTPNRGDCLGVYGIARDLAATEIGTLKALNVPQLACSMDSPINVKVTDAESFISGIYIANVKNQESPKWLKDKLESIGMRSISAIVDITNYIMISFGRPMHAYDAKKIEGELVVRKATKGEKFVGLNDKECSLNKDISVISDDKNVHGIAGIIGGKYSECTFETTDIFLESAWFDPISITKSSRQFGISTEASYRFARSVDYGFTLEGLNLAAKMILDLCGGETSSVVSAGSLDRADTKVSFDYQNANKLGSVSVSPDKVFDILTKLGFSIDKKTEGNWDVQVPSWRPDVTIPADLIEEVTRIYGYDKIKEESLPNNVEEVDSTYDNLRILMTNRGFHEVLTWSFMSESTAEKFGYSNKLFIIDNPFNNNFNMMRPSIMPNLLQVTADNIAHGVSDLAIFEIGPIYDDEAQSKHVLSGIRTGNNLPRNHYNTDRKVDVFDAKADLITALEFLNINCDSLTIERAEKEYYHPGKSGTFSFKSKIVGYFGELHPSILDFFNIKQKVVGFEVILENIENLPVSRKKFIDYKYQSVKRDFAFIVNKDITAGSIVNMVKKSSELITEVLIFDVYHGNTMGMNKISIALSVTFCSPTHTLTEEEIQKESNMIVNLVCENTEGTLRTHH, from the coding sequence ATGAAGTTCACATTATCTTGGTTATTAGAGCACTTAGAAACCAATGCCAATTTAGAAGAAATCACTGATAAGTTAACCCATATAGGGCTGGAAGTAGAAAATGTGGTCGATAATTCCAAATTGGCCGGGTTTGTTGTTGCAGAAGTACTAGAAGTTGCACCTCACCAAAATGCTAATAAATTAAAACTATGTAAAGTAGACAATGGAAGTAAAATTCTGCAGATAGTCTGTGGAGCACAGAATGTTAGAGAAAATATGAAAACTGTACTTGCATCTCTTGGTAGCACATTACCAGAAAGCGATTTCACAATTAAGCCTGCAAAAATACGAGGAGTGCTAAGTGAAGGAATGCTCTGTTCTGCTTCTGAACTTGCTCTGACTCAAGAGGAAAGTGAAGGAATAATCGAGCTTTCTGATGATTATAAAACAGGAGATAAATTTTTCAATTGCGATCCTGTAATTGATATAAATGTTACTCCCAATCGTGGAGATTGCTTAGGAGTCTATGGAATAGCTCGAGATTTAGCAGCAACTGAAATTGGAACGTTAAAGGCTTTAAACGTTCCACAACTTGCCTGCTCTATGGATTCACCAATAAACGTCAAAGTCACCGACGCAGAGAGCTTTATTAGTGGAATATACATCGCCAATGTAAAAAATCAAGAAAGCCCAAAGTGGCTAAAAGATAAATTGGAATCGATAGGAATGCGCTCCATTTCTGCAATAGTTGATATTACTAATTACATTATGATATCTTTCGGGCGCCCAATGCACGCATATGATGCAAAAAAAATAGAAGGAGAGCTCGTAGTACGCAAAGCAACTAAGGGAGAAAAATTTGTTGGTTTAAATGATAAAGAGTGCTCATTAAATAAAGACATAAGTGTTATTTCTGATGATAAAAATGTTCATGGAATTGCTGGAATTATAGGTGGTAAGTACAGTGAATGCACTTTTGAAACTACTGATATCTTTTTAGAGTCTGCTTGGTTTGACCCCATCTCTATCACTAAATCTTCAAGGCAATTTGGCATTTCCACAGAAGCTAGTTACAGATTTGCACGTTCAGTTGATTATGGATTTACCCTTGAGGGACTTAATCTTGCAGCTAAAATGATCTTGGACTTATGTGGTGGAGAAACCTCAAGCGTAGTGTCTGCTGGCAGCTTAGATAGGGCTGACACCAAGGTGAGCTTTGATTATCAGAATGCAAACAAATTAGGAAGTGTGTCTGTATCGCCTGATAAAGTGTTCGATATCTTAACGAAACTAGGGTTTAGTATTGATAAAAAAACCGAAGGCAATTGGGATGTACAAGTGCCAAGCTGGAGACCGGACGTAACTATACCTGCTGACCTAATTGAAGAAGTAACAAGGATATACGGCTATGACAAAATAAAAGAAGAATCACTACCAAATAATGTTGAAGAAGTAGATAGTACATACGACAATTTGCGTATTTTGATGACAAACAGAGGGTTTCATGAAGTGCTAACCTGGTCGTTTATGAGTGAATCAACAGCTGAAAAATTTGGTTACTCGAATAAGTTATTTATCATCGATAATCCGTTTAACAATAACTTTAATATGATGAGACCAAGTATTATGCCAAATTTATTGCAAGTCACTGCTGATAATATTGCCCATGGAGTATCTGATCTTGCAATCTTCGAAATTGGGCCGATTTATGATGATGAAGCTCAGTCTAAACATGTCTTAAGTGGAATAAGAACAGGAAATAATTTACCGCGAAACCATTATAATACTGATAGGAAAGTAGATGTTTTTGACGCAAAGGCTGACCTCATAACGGCTTTGGAATTTCTTAACATCAATTGTGATAGCTTAACGATAGAGAGGGCAGAAAAAGAATATTACCACCCAGGAAAGTCAGGTACCTTTTCTTTCAAAAGTAAAATAGTTGGTTATTTTGGGGAACTTCATCCAAGTATACTAGATTTCTTTAACATCAAACAAAAAGTTGTAGGTTTTGAGGTAATACTAGAAAATATTGAAAATTTACCTGTAAGTAGAAAAAAATTTATCGATTATAAATATCAAAGTGTAAAGCGCGATTTTGCGTTTATTGTGAATAAAGACATAACAGCAGGTAGTATAGTCAATATGGTGAAAAAAAGCTCAGAGCTTATCACAGAAGTTTTGATATTCGACGTATACCACGGAAATACCATGGGAATGAACAAGATATCCATAGCATTGTCAGTTACTTTCTGCTCTCCAACTCACACTTTAACTGAAGAGGAAATCCAAAAAGAATCAAATATGATAGTCAATTTAGTGTGTGAAAATACCGAAGGAACTTTGAGAACTCATCATTAA
- a CDS encoding F0F1 ATP synthase subunit A, with translation MALNPLEQFKVYTIIELPKLFGYDINFTNSSLFMMISVMLTMLFLLLGVRKGAVIPGYLQAAVEYVYDFVVSIIENNTGSKGLQHIPLIFTVFIFILSCNLVGILPYSFTVTSHVIVTFALSMVVFIYITIIGFKERGVEFLRILLPKGTPAWLAPIIIIIKLFAYLVRPVSLSVRLAANMIAGHTIIKVIAGFIVNMNVLFTPAPFLFIIALIGFEVFVAVLQAYIFTILICVYLSDAVK, from the coding sequence ATGGCGTTAAATCCGCTAGAACAATTTAAAGTATATACAATAATAGAGTTACCAAAACTATTTGGGTATGACATAAACTTTACTAACTCATCTCTTTTTATGATGATTTCGGTAATGTTGACAATGCTCTTTTTGCTTCTCGGAGTAAGAAAAGGGGCAGTAATACCAGGATATTTACAAGCTGCAGTTGAATATGTATATGATTTTGTTGTTTCAATAATAGAAAATAATACTGGAAGCAAAGGTTTGCAGCACATTCCTTTGATATTTACAGTATTTATTTTCATTTTATCATGTAATTTAGTTGGTATTCTTCCTTATAGCTTTACGGTTACAAGTCATGTGATAGTCACTTTTGCTTTGTCGATGGTAGTTTTTATTTATATAACGATTATTGGATTTAAGGAAAGGGGAGTAGAGTTTTTACGCATATTGCTACCAAAAGGAACTCCTGCGTGGCTTGCACCTATAATCATTATTATTAAGTTATTTGCTTATTTAGTAAGACCGGTTAGCCTATCAGTAAGGCTTGCAGCAAATATGATTGCTGGTCATACGATCATCAAAGTGATAGCGGGATTTATTGTGAATATGAACGTACTTTTCACTCCTGCACCTTTTTTGTTTATAATTGCACTAATAGGGTTTGAAGTATTCGTTGCAGTTTTACAAGCTTATATATTTACTATATTAATATGCGTATATTTGTCAGATGCAGTAAAGTAA
- the gltX gene encoding glutamate--tRNA ligase, translated as MPGIVTRFAPSPTGFLHIGGARTALFNWLYAQRHGGQFLLRIEDTDRKRSTQEAIDAIIDGLKWLGINYDGEIIYQSKKIEQHIEVANLLVEKGRAYHCYCPEDEIAEKKAKAREEGKIYKHKCTHSTSNAEPVVRFKVPDSEDIVVDDKIYGQVTISSDQLDDIVILRSDNTPTYIFAVVVDDHDAGITDIIRGSDHLTNTFKQLLIYQALDFDVPRFAHVPLIHGEDGNKLSKRHGDTSVCDYEKMGILPEAMRNYLLRLGWSHGNDEIISDDQAIEWFNLENIGRSPARLDFKKLEHLNNHYINNMSNEDILSIIVPMFESNAKDLSLTQSLMSFQHVTRKTKPVSATWMTGGNVFLTDKKKNYLLQGLTELKKRANYLTELLDLAKFYIQVDLSEEAQQIVKSNLDIIKLLASFLSSIGDEDWNKNFLSAQIKEFSKLHNMKMSDIYHSLRAPITGVMDAPGIIDIMIILGKDECIKRLQ; from the coding sequence ATGCCAGGTATAGTCACTAGATTCGCTCCATCACCAACAGGATTTTTACATATTGGAGGAGCTCGCACAGCTTTATTTAATTGGCTCTATGCGCAGCGTCATGGTGGCCAGTTTTTACTAAGGATTGAGGATACCGACAGAAAACGTTCAACACAGGAAGCAATTGATGCAATAATAGATGGGTTAAAATGGCTTGGAATAAACTATGATGGGGAAATAATATATCAATCAAAAAAAATAGAGCAGCACATTGAGGTTGCAAATCTTTTAGTTGAAAAGGGTAGGGCGTATCATTGTTACTGCCCTGAAGATGAAATTGCAGAAAAGAAGGCAAAAGCAAGGGAAGAAGGAAAAATATATAAGCATAAGTGTACTCATTCGACATCAAATGCAGAGCCTGTTGTTCGCTTCAAAGTGCCAGACTCAGAAGATATTGTTGTTGACGATAAAATATACGGCCAAGTTACAATAAGTAGCGACCAGCTTGATGACATAGTAATCTTGCGCTCTGACAATACTCCAACATATATTTTTGCTGTAGTGGTTGATGACCATGATGCCGGAATAACCGATATTATACGTGGCTCTGATCATCTCACTAATACCTTCAAACAATTACTAATATACCAGGCTCTTGATTTTGATGTTCCACGCTTTGCACACGTACCGCTTATTCATGGAGAAGACGGGAATAAGCTATCCAAAAGACATGGTGATACAAGTGTTTGCGATTATGAAAAGATGGGAATATTGCCAGAAGCAATGCGTAACTACCTGCTTAGACTTGGTTGGAGTCATGGTAATGATGAAATTATTAGCGATGATCAAGCAATAGAGTGGTTTAATTTGGAAAATATCGGTCGTTCACCTGCACGGCTTGATTTTAAAAAACTGGAACATTTGAATAACCATTATATTAACAATATGAGCAATGAAGATATTTTAAGTATTATTGTTCCAATGTTCGAGAGTAATGCAAAAGATCTTTCTTTAACCCAGTCCTTGATGTCATTCCAGCACGTGACCAGAAAGACAAAACCAGTGTCAGCTACTTGGATGACAGGTGGTAATGTGTTTTTGACTGATAAGAAAAAGAATTATTTATTACAGGGACTAACAGAGCTAAAGAAAAGAGCAAACTATCTAACCGAACTGCTGGATTTAGCAAAGTTTTATATTCAAGTTGATTTGAGTGAAGAAGCTCAGCAAATTGTCAAATCTAACCTAGATATAATTAAGTTACTTGCATCATTTCTTTCGAGTATAGGTGATGAAGATTGGAATAAGAATTTTTTATCTGCTCAGATCAAGGAATTTTCGAAATTACATAATATGAAAATGAGCGATATATACCACTCATTACGTGCACCTATAACAGGGGTAATGGATGCGCCTGGAATCATTGATATTATGATAATTCTCGGCAAAGACGAATGTATAAAAAGGTTGCAGTAG
- a CDS encoding acetyl-CoA carboxylase biotin carboxylase subunit, which yields MIRKKYSKILVANRGEITCRIIKTAHKMGISCVSVYSDADANSVHVKQADESRHIGPSPAYLSYLNIEKICEVAVETGAEAVHPGYGFLAENPDFPRALQKHNIDFIGPSAETIEVTANKITAKEAAKKAGVNVVPGYMGKISDAAHAAQVAEEIGFPVMLKAASGGGGKGMRIVNSKKEIELAFTSATNEAEKSFKDGSIFIEKYIELPRHIEIQIIADKYGNIVCLGERECSIQRNNQKIMEETPSPFISEEVRQKMYAQCVSLAKQVGYFSAGTVEFVVDKDQNFYFLEVNTRLQVEHPVTEFITGIDIVEEMIRTSCGKKLRFGQNDIKLTGSAIESRICAEDPSKKFFPSSGRIKYYDKPDENDYVRIDDGVAAGSEISMFYDSMIAKVITYGKDRIEAISRMQKALSECYIKGVTNNIEFLESIFHHPNFIAAKLHTRFIPDHYPSGFQDDFITEEYIKIFIFAALYVHLENEGKYYSKSIDEAFIVKIDDNEYSVNAKYQDNTLTTVYNHNKYSVLGKWKPSYRLLYITINDDTNIALKIERQDSKYFIRHAGMKAECSVLKPHVAELSKLMLNNKTEGISVDVVKSPISGLLVKLHVNAGDQVEVGQPLFVVEAMKMENIICAESEMVIKNIPVTEGKNVYAGDLVLDLLS from the coding sequence ATGATAAGAAAGAAGTATAGTAAGATTTTAGTAGCGAACAGAGGGGAGATTACCTGCAGGATAATCAAAACTGCGCACAAGATGGGCATATCTTGTGTGTCTGTGTACTCAGATGCAGATGCAAATTCTGTGCATGTAAAGCAAGCAGATGAGTCAAGGCACATTGGCCCTTCGCCTGCTTATCTTAGTTACTTAAATATCGAAAAAATATGCGAAGTAGCAGTTGAAACAGGTGCCGAGGCGGTTCATCCTGGCTATGGGTTTTTAGCAGAAAATCCAGATTTTCCACGTGCTCTTCAAAAACATAATATAGACTTCATCGGTCCCAGTGCAGAAACAATAGAAGTTACAGCTAACAAAATAACAGCAAAAGAAGCGGCAAAAAAAGCTGGAGTGAATGTAGTGCCAGGATATATGGGTAAGATTAGCGACGCTGCCCACGCAGCTCAAGTTGCTGAAGAAATTGGCTTTCCGGTTATGCTTAAAGCTGCATCAGGTGGTGGTGGCAAAGGAATGCGAATTGTAAATTCCAAAAAAGAAATTGAACTAGCATTCACATCAGCAACAAATGAAGCAGAGAAAAGTTTTAAAGATGGCAGTATCTTTATAGAGAAATATATAGAGTTACCAAGACATATTGAAATACAAATCATAGCGGATAAATATGGCAATATAGTGTGTCTTGGAGAGAGAGAATGCTCGATACAAAGGAATAACCAGAAAATAATGGAAGAAACGCCAAGTCCATTCATTAGTGAAGAAGTAAGACAAAAAATGTATGCTCAATGTGTCTCCCTTGCAAAACAAGTTGGCTATTTTTCAGCAGGTACTGTTGAGTTTGTTGTTGATAAAGACCAAAACTTCTATTTTCTTGAGGTAAATACGAGATTACAAGTTGAGCATCCAGTAACAGAATTTATAACTGGAATAGACATAGTAGAAGAAATGATTAGAACTTCCTGTGGAAAAAAACTAAGGTTTGGTCAGAATGACATTAAACTTACTGGTTCTGCAATAGAAAGTAGAATTTGTGCTGAAGACCCATCAAAGAAATTTTTCCCTTCCAGCGGAAGAATAAAATATTACGATAAACCGGATGAAAATGATTATGTAAGAATAGATGATGGAGTTGCTGCAGGTTCAGAAATCAGCATGTTCTACGATTCGATGATTGCAAAAGTTATAACATATGGAAAAGATAGAATAGAAGCGATCAGTAGAATGCAAAAAGCATTGTCTGAATGCTATATAAAAGGAGTAACAAATAATATAGAATTTCTAGAATCCATCTTCCATCATCCAAACTTTATTGCAGCAAAACTCCACACAAGATTCATTCCAGACCATTATCCCAGTGGGTTTCAAGACGATTTTATTACAGAGGAATATATTAAAATATTTATTTTTGCTGCACTGTATGTTCATTTAGAAAATGAGGGAAAGTATTACAGTAAGTCAATAGATGAAGCATTCATAGTGAAAATAGACGATAATGAGTACTCCGTAAATGCAAAATATCAAGATAACACATTAACAACAGTATATAACCACAATAAATACTCCGTGTTGGGTAAGTGGAAACCAAGTTACAGATTACTATATATCACAATTAATGATGATACCAATATAGCACTTAAAATAGAAAGACAAGACAGCAAATATTTCATAAGGCATGCAGGTATGAAAGCTGAATGTTCTGTATTGAAACCTCATGTAGCTGAACTAAGCAAATTAATGCTAAACAACAAAACAGAAGGGATTTCAGTAGACGTTGTAAAATCTCCAATATCCGGTTTATTGGTTAAATTACACGTCAATGCTGGAGATCAGGTAGAGGTAGGACAACCTCTATTTGTTGTAGAGGCAATGAAAATGGAAAATATCATATGTGCTGAATCAGAAATGGTGATAAAAAATATCCCTGTTACAGAGGGAAAAAATGTATATGCTGGTGATTTGGTATTAGATCTGCTTTCTTAA